The Brassica napus cultivar Da-Ae chromosome C1, Da-Ae, whole genome shotgun sequence DNA segment ttaaaaaattttaggcgggaatatttggacgacttacatgtaagtcgtctggttagattattcaccagacgacttacaaattAGTCGTCTAgcccctaaacataacccctaaacttgattaactaactaaacacttcataaaatcaaattaagctttaaaagtgtttactatacacaaaaataaacacttataggtaaaaatttaatttttcaaaaaaacattcaagctttccaaaatctaaacctaagaatacatacaatactacacatatgttgtcaaaccataaaaccaaagaatatcatgattaactactttcactcatctatgctgaaaactattcaattttattatatcttaatttacattacttaaaactctttataattatattattttaatttttcatttgtcaaaatagttttttaaaattttataaattatttttaagatcaactacaTCATACGACTTCCAGCATCTCAGATGagttactggggctatattcgtaaaaatggcttatgttcttttgtttggtcacaagagactgactgtaatttcacaagacctttagattagttttgcatttgattcaagtttggatatatttttgcaattaaaatcaagttttgagtcatgtTTGGTAAATCCCCTTAGTAAAATATCATTACGTAACAGTTGCATATATGTGTAATCCTGTTAGGATCGTATAAAACACAACAGTCGCATATATATCGTATAAAATTAGCATATACATATTCCTTCTATTTGACTACAAACATGATATTTGAATCATTGTAAGTTTGTAACAAATGTGACAATAATCCTAATCAATCAGTTAGGATTATTAGCTTATGTATCAGTTATTACTCAAGTTCAACTATCAGAATCTACAGACCAACAACAGAACCGAACAGAGGGACCATCACATATTTAGCACACCTCACATACTTTCTGGTTCAATCAAAGTCAAAATTTTGCAGATAGGTATACTATACATTTATAATTAGAACACCCCTTCTTATACTTTATCACGGCAGCACAGTTTATTGATAGATTACATTGTTTAATCTCTGCCACACAAAAAAAGCTTGAACATTATAAACTTATATTTAAATCAGAGAATAGAGATGACAATGGCTGTTCTTACAACTTTAAACTCacaaaaaatactcaacaagcacaCGTGGTTGAGCACTGTGAACCTCTCTATTGTGCAACCATGTATGGCCATAACTCACAATTCGTCTATTTAGAACCTTTTatgttatttgatattattaattgATTTCTGTTTCGTTTACTATGTTtgagaataatatatataaaagttatatataacCCACGAGATTTATGATCTATCAATGGTTGGAGACAGATAAACATGGATAATTTCTAAGGTCAATTTTGCCTAAGCTTGAAGATTATATCTAGGCCTAGACATAAAATccggaacccgaaatccgaaccgaactcgaACCGAAAAACCTGATCCGTTATCCGATCTGAAatgtaaaaatacccgaacgggtcttgtagggtggtacaaaaaatatccgaacccgaagtttTATTGACCGAACCCGAACGAgtaacccgaaaaatccgaaattaatagtcaatataaatattttgaaatatatataagtatttcaattattaaattcaatatttttggtaatatgatatataataataaatattaaaattttaataaatggtTTAAGTACCAATTAgtaataaataagtattttataatttgctcattgaaataaaaagtctactctctataaggcaatacatattgtttacaaatgatgtttgttttcatgcttgatttaacattttattgttattttatcaattttatgtgtgatagattaatctttatttaatttagatgttttttttttatgttttggttcaaaatttttgttttttacttcggttatatccgaaccgaaccgatataacccgaatccgtacgatatatgattactttatgggtttcaggacgcaatacaattttgaaccgaatccgaagtgttattatccgaacccggcccgtactaataaaattttagtatgggacCTAGGAAcgtaaacccgaaaatccgaaaaatctgatccgaacgccaacgggtacccgaacgcccatgccTAATTATATCAATTGTTGAATATATTGAATAGAGACAACTAAGATGACATGACTTAAACCccaaattaaatttggtttggtttactCAAGTTTGTGAATAATTTATCTAAAtagaaatatcatatatataaaagttaatCTGAACTCTTTTAATACCAAATACCGGTTAAACTTTCACTAACCGTGCTTGGtgataaatattacaaatttatatcaTCTATATAATGTACGTGTTCGAAAAGCAAAACAACTTATtagcaaaaaataattttaatgtgAGTTTGTGTAGTTAGAATGATTTTGGAAAGTTTCAAAGGCATAATAACTCAAATTATGTACGGTACGAATGTTTTTGGGACTTTCAATTCTCAAATATACATTGTAATAAAATGTATGTGGGACTTtctatatttctaaaataaggTAAATGTGACTTTCTATAATTATTAAATCGTGTATCAATTATGAATTCCTGTATAATATATTCCTTATAATGTAGACTATAAATATAAACTTCTACaccatataaaatttaaaaatgtatgGTTCTGAAAATTACTACAACGCAACAAGACTGGATTAGAAATTTTGGTGgcttaaaatatttcttaagaattgtagttattttttttttaatttagaagcttatagttatataaaaaaaatttcaataatattGTAAACCAAGGCTATGTATATTACATtacgattaaaaaaattacacaaatCATTCTCTTATAATTTGAAAAGATAATGAATTTAATGGTAATTACATTTCTTAAAAGTTAACGATGTTAACCTAAATAAGCCAAACTATATAGATGAgttcaaaaaaaactatatagatGATTTCTAGCACATTGACGAGACCATCATATTTCCATCTAGGCACTTTTAACTATATAGTTAAATAactgatattttaattttgtatattaataagagagcaaaaaaaaatgatgttaaACTTtgtccaaagaaaaaaaacgctAAACAAATCAATGAGATAAAGTTTCTAGAATATAGAGCCAAATAGATATAAAGTGTTTAGAAGACCAGGTCAAGTCATGAAATCCTTATCATCACGTCTAACCTGATTCATGCATTTCATGTCATGTGATCTGAACTGAACCCATACCAAATCATGTCATGTGATCTAGATTTTGGAGATTTTAAggtatatttgaatttttaaaacttttacatAATTAAATGGTATATGAACTGAACTAAACCTATaccaaaaatttacaaatactCGGATAGAATTTAAATATCTAGCTCCGAATACATGAAACTCGAATAGATCTGAACCAAATTTGAAAGCTACccaaatattttagataaaattttatatttgttgcatttataaattttaaaggtacccaaatattttaaataaaatttatatatattattttcaaatttatatagtatattttagtatatatatttattattgagacttcttactcatatgattttattaacatttgtatatcttctgtaacaaaaaatttaaactattaatcacaaaattttcaatgtgaatttttttcaatacaaatttcaaaatcaaaatatcagTGTCTCGATAcgttttcaatgcaaattttgaaattaacaaatttgtttatttttatatggtatatagtttaatttaaatgatattaaaatagacatatatatatatataatatgaatatatattaaataatacttcatattcatacgattttatgatcattggtatcttgttataacaaaaaaaattaaatcattgatcacaaaattttctatGTGGgactttaaacaattttaataatttatagtccttttaaaacattcaaaatataacatataaggaacaatataattattttattctatggttaatgtgattgtttaatttattttaaataatataaaattaaacaaaaaagagaaagaatacaaaaattgttatcaaatctttattattcataatcattaattgtcataaatatgttaatcatattaggtagttccgtagcttttattaaagaaaaaaatggagaatatttttttctacacaactaatcaatttgatagttattttaatataatatatactatatgtttagatggaccaacctatttttctataACACGTTGTTAcagaaaaatattgtaatggTTCTCAACCAAGATGGTTACTTTTAAATGGGTCGGTTCATTCATTGTGGCATGTGATGCAGATTCATATATCCACAAATTGTTATCGAATATTGTATTTTCTCTGGTTTATAATATACACAATTAGTACCTCAACTACTGAAATAATCATACAAtttagaaagaagaaaaaaaatagccTAACAACAACTATCGTATGCTCCTTCCGTTTCATTAAGTTAAGaggtttcagaaaaaaaatttgtttcacaaatatagaccttttgtatttttttatgaaaaagttgtgattttcaaaaaaattaattaattttattaaattactattggttaaaaattattaaaaattgaaaattacaaaaaacggtacatttattatagtgatttaatgtgtttttttaatatgtgtgaaaatattaaaaaaaattatctttgttAAACGTAGGaagtattagtaaaaaaaactaCTATCATATTCATATCTCACTAAATGATAGGAGTATATACGAGTGCATGAATACAAAGTGGGAACGCTGAACgtgtaatataataaataacacttttaccaaaaaaaaggagaagatattaaATAGCACGTACGTAGTAACGAGCAGAACAACAGCTAATTGTCACATGCGCCATTAATGATGGAGCATACTAGTAAGCCTCTGAAATCATGTgaacaataatttatatactagtatgtcaagtttttttttttttgataatccagggttCCCCGCTTCGCGGATCATTCCCTGGACCCGGTCAGGCAGCGGGCCAGCTTCACCCGGGAGGTTTTTCCCTGAGTCCGAAGGCCCATTACCCACTTTAGTGACAGGGATGAGCAGTTCGCCTCCGGCTGGCGTCAAACCCGAAAGCATGACAATTGACCCCCAAAGCTCTAACCAGTAGAGCTGACTCATCCCGTCGTACTAGTATGTCAAGTTTTCGAACTAAGAATCTGAGCTAACtgttataaataattatcatcAAAACTTTGAGCACTTTAACAAACAATAAATTTGCAAAACATTAtggttataaacttataatatgATTTACTAGAATCTCCGATTGTTAAAGCATAAAAGTGTCACTTTAATATTTTCACGcaagataataaaataaatgaaattcatttaatttttattaactaTACATGTTCAATCAATAGTTGAGATAAAATATCtatgtttatattaatatttaatttatgattagtttaataaaaatatagcatatatttttatgaatcaacTTAGTTTTATAgtgatttcaaaaataattttgatgatAACATGTGTTATAAGTAAAACTAGGCGATTATCCGCGCACATGTGCATAATGAATGAATAGTCTAATAATTGTTAAATGCTAATTTTTGCCGTTCaaccataattatataatttcataaaccctatatatatgtattaaatctgaatatctattaaatgtgTTTTTTACTCATACGgttttttgataatttgtttttaattataacaaaaaattaaactatagaTCATAAATTtacaatgtgagacttttaacagtttttcgTAATTTGTAGccgtttataaatataaaataaacgaaaaaatctaaatttttattatacggttgatatgattttttatttattttaataatataacattaaaaataatgaaagatACGTaatttgttatcaaatatttattattaaaattattaattatcaaatattcacttttgataatttgtatttttttacttaaggaaagaaagaagaataataattgtaaattgttaattaattttatgattagtttaatgagaagtatataatatatgtctagtggaccaacatatttctctactgatttaaacaatattttagtgatgacacgtgtcatttttaaaatgttgtagtgtttatcttttaatatacaTGGGAAGTTGCAGTGCTTCTCTTTAAAGTTTGAATACATAAGAGATTGGTTTCCAAAATTtgctactccctctgttcctaaatatatgatgtttagaATAGTTTTTATGTTCTAATATGTAAGATGTTCTCATATTTCTAGGTAGTtttaaatttaccaaaaactgtgtaaccaatcaaatttaatagttctattttgtaattggttgaatagtttttaatttaaaaatttaatgatatttttagataaaaaataatttttttaataagtgtgtTTTATCtaaaaatcttatatttagGGACAAAAGGAGTATATCAAAAGCTATGAATGTTTGGGGCGGGAGAGGGTGAGATTTAATGCGGGACAAGAAAGAGTcagtttttatttatgaattaaattaggggtgggcaaaaaacccaaaccgaaccgatccaaaccaaaccaaccgaagttaaaccgaaccaaaccaaaccgtgcTCTTTACATAACCCAATTGGTTCATGTTTTACTCAACCCGaattgtttggtttggtttgggttcaaaccgaaccaaaccaataatccaatatatatatattaacatattgtaaattttagttaaattttcGTTTTCCGTTTTTTCTTAACttccatatattttttaaaaaatccaaatatgattcaaataatcctAATACTTAAATATtgtactgaaaacaaaacctaaaaactataaGCATCTCAATCATAGTCATTTCGTTtcgttcatcttctccaattttCATTCTCTAAATTATGTAATAAAGTTATTATagaatcaataaaaacaaaaaggtagATGCAAATAGTCTTTTAATTAATAGGTTTTAGAATACTTACAAGTCTTTGTTACGCTAATTAGATTACAAATAGTCTGCTTATtgcttattatgtattttttcctttaacGTGGTTAGGAGTTTTGTCATCGagctttaaattgttttttgtttcttatatttttaaagaaccaaactaaatctaaaccaaaccgaactaaactgaacccaaaccgaacccaaaccaaagctactttggttttaattgggttgagttttataaaacccaaattaaCTAAACCAAgccgaacccaaaccgaacccgaaactaaacCGATATGCCCACCCctaaattaaatattacaaaaagtCAAAACTGAAACAGATGCGGTTTGAAATACAAAGAAAATCAATGGAACGCACTTGTTCGAAATATTTATCCTATGAGCTGTGGTTTGAGTGGTTTgagttattttaattaaatataaacaattatatcATCTATTGAtgatataatatgttatttatcATCAATATAACATTATACACTCAGATCATATAAAAACCTGTAAATATCATTTACATAATATCATGTAATTAActtttcataataaaaattataaacttataaaatttactatactaattttaataaaatttatgaaataaaatatacaaatattttaaacatgtacAACATTTATACGTATCATTTTATACTAGGGAgtgaaaaataacaaaattgttTAAACGATAACAACCACAACGTTAAAATTTGATGGTACTAAGTAAGCTTAGGCACATTTATCCGGAACCGAAAAATCAAACCTAATCGAGTTTGGACCCTCTCAATTATACTAGAGGACTTATATCTCTAGAACCGAAAAAATTGAACCGAACTAAGAACCGAATGGATACCCAAATTTTTATAGTTTatcctcctatatattaattgagaagtcaatTTAGTTATTTATGCTGACGTGTCGCTCATAGAAGAATTCTctaattaattgttataatttgattggttgattatttttcatttttcatttatttaattaaattttttaaaaggaaactattCATAAAATTGCCTAATctaatctatgtttccaaacatacaACTAAGCATTTTAAATACAGATGAATTAACATAATTCgtttatagaaacaattaaatatctagattacattatataaattgataagatacatataaatacatttgatactatagaaacaattataaaaacgatttttattatgtttatattagtagtgaataaaacaaatcatagattttagaaaaccaattaatctaaacttaataatattaattaaattcactcattcagtatatatatagtataaaaatatGTCAAATGAGTGCAAAGcagtcaaatatataattcttaGAAATTCCAATCATTTTCCAATGACAATGTGACATTATATATGCGTTATCacttttataaatgattaaaatatttttatattttaaaacataaaaattatatggtaactTATTTAAACGTATATTAATCAAtgaaaagtttatttaattcatctattaatataaacagATTAATTAACACtattatatggtaagtcatttaaaattatattatttggtaattcatttaatttattatatggtaagtcatttaattatattaatcaaagtaTTTTTCACCGAATTTTTCTAGAAATAATAatctattaatataattcatatagcttgaattataataaaattagcaTGCTTATttttaataggaaaaaaaagcagacataaataaaagaacatgagggagaaataataaaatatgtttgttgtGTTCTTGGTATTTTTATACtcttatgtatttaatttttatttgtttgtcgaGGTACATGTACTTTTTTGTGTTACTATAAATGTGAACTAATtagttttatgtgtttttaaaatgttaagataAATTTCGTAAGAAATTTCAATAAAATGACTATCTCTACAATTGTTAAAGtcaaagatgaaaaatataatgtaaattgaAAGTAagaaaagattatttaaaaattaatgagatGTATTTTTTATGctataataaacttttaaaatgtatgataataaaattttaacaaaatttatacaaataaaatattttatttcatataggttattaaaaattgaaacattattttttcttattagtttatcagatttaattaatataggtattttttaatttaatttaaaataaattaaaacaataattttaaaagatatgtaaactatgattagttttaattaaaaacatttggtTGAATGAGTTAGTGTTTGATAAAGTAGTGTGATGATCAAAGATAATTTAACGAAGAATTTGTTTGCTTAATCCATTTTAGTTTTAAGTTAaacactaaattaaaaaaaatgattgagaAAGTGTGATTTAGATCAAATTCTgagaaaaattgcttaaactaCAATTTTCCTAatacatgtttttatgtttacctTAACCAAATGTATCCTTAGTTTTAgataaatcctactatatattaattaagaagtCACATAATTGACTTTTGATTATGTGTCTGTAATaggttaagttttaaaaaattgttataatttgattggttgttaacatttattagttattattttaatcagatctaaaaataaaaggtaaCTCTAGAactaattaacataaattaccaaataacacaaatgatattacaaataatgatttatggtaactaattgtagaattagagaaataatatatatgttttatcaatttctttatttttatcaattagttatatataatgaaataaaatactttagcaTTTTCTATAGAGATAAATTTAatggttatatattattatataaaagaattatatttttaggtaaggaattattataacttttataattttaaaactcacACAAAACCGTTTACAAAAGATCTTTCATGATAAAAACCTCCGATCATTGTATTGGTCATATTAGAGTTACACAAATAAATAcattctctttttctctctcttgagAACTAGAGTATTTTCGGTTGTTTATgtgttaaactaaaatataaagtaattctACAACCAATTACctgaattaattataatattttttctgtaAGAGAAAGATTTTTAGTGACTAAGGTTTATGTTTTTGAACTATTTTAAATCTTACAtatcttctaaaaatatatactgaatttttttattattcaaatattaaaattaaaattttaaattttaaatttctaattattattcaaaaattataacagtgtaaagataatatatatttttttatataatatagctACCCGCAAAATTGCGGGTAAACACCTAGtatgtttataaatttaactatatttagttcaaaataataaaataatttaaaactattatttatatgTCGAAATACCCAAAACTGTTATTAATATTTCagctatataaaatatttttaaaataatatatatatatatatttaaaattatattagtatCAGTGATCTTTTagttcataaaatataaaatatattatatgtaccCCGTAATTACACTATTCATTATAAATGTCACCATTCATATTTTCTCTATTGATAAAgactttcttttaaatttttctattgtttgctcaaatttttgagaattaatcttcagtctaaatatatattaataactaaatatatatatatatatatatatatatatatatatagaaagattTGAGATTATCCTATGAACCGCACCGCTTAGACAAACCGCAGTTGTTATGCGGTATGTGTTTTTCTTATACAAATCGCAGTTAAACTACACCGCATTATTTAATCGGATTGTCCCGCACCACTTAGTCGAAGAGCCCaaatcaaattaaaagattCTTTGTAAACAACTTCCCACTAGATTTTGGCTAAGATTTTTGCGTTTCTCGAAATAAGGAAAGAAAACGACTTTTCTAATTCTGCCGCAAGAAGGTCAGTCATTCTTCGAAACTTCTTATATTTATCCATAATATTTATTTCGAAAAGAATACAAAATTCCGAGACCCTGAGATTTTTGACCAAGTTATAACGCTTCTTCATTCAGTAGATCCGGTCAACTTCATACtttcataatttcatattttcaatttttaaatattattagaaACGAGTTTTTTatcgattttataaaacaaatagtTTTGTCCCGCAAGACTTTTAAAATTCAATACAAATCCCATATATTACTACTAAGGTCGTCTCTCTTGTCTGCGAAACAAATCCCTTGAAACTCTCCTAATCTCACAAGAACCACACAAGATTAAAGAAACCAAAGGATCATCGGCCGAACCAAAAATGGTGAGCCCATTTAGAACTCCATGTACTTCtccaagaaaatcaagaaaagCGAGCAAGAACCCTTATTCAAACCGTGGACTTGACAAATTCTCCGAGCTTCTTTCAGAGCTCGACGAGAAGAGACAGATCATCTACTCAAAGAAGGTCGATTCCAGTGGCCCGCCTCTTGTCCGATTCGTGTTCACAAGTTCCGGTGAGTGTGTCCCAGTCGTGATCAAATCGTCTTATCTTCATAAACAGAAGAATACCAAAGATGTTGCCGCTTCTGCTGCTGCTAAAGTCAAAACAGTAGTCAACGAATCGAAAACAGAGGAAACAAAGAAAACAGAACCTGAAACAGAGGAAAAACAGAGCTGTGTTTTGAATGAGAATCTGAAGAAGATCACAAGACCGAACCGTTTCTTTCCCGTGACTGTGATCTTGGTTCTTGTTTTCTTGGTTTTCTTTGGAAGATCTGTTGCGATCATGTGCACTTGTATTGCTTGGTACTTGGTACCAACGATCAAGGAACAGAGAGGAAACAGAGGATCTTCATCATATgcgatgaagaagaaagatttcGCCAGGAAGTTGAGTATTGAAGACAGAGCATCTTTTAATCCAAGAACTGTTCGTAATCTTTCTCCTCGCAAGTAGAATTTTCGTTTTCTGGTTGCTCGTGAGAAAACCGCGTGACCGagcaaaaacgttttttttttttcattttgtgaaagttctttggttttattttcttgttatcttttgtttcttcACTGTTTCTTTCATAATTCTTAATTATGAGACAGCTGAATTAGCAGATATATTGTATATTCTTCTTTTATTCCCTTAGGGTTTTAATGTCCATAGGTGTAAATATGCAATGGGAAGATGTTCTTGTTTACAGATTATCTACCGACTGTTGCAAACATAGTTTGAACTTTGAACATCTTCATCAACCTAATATTATAAGAATTCatcaaaaagaagatgaaaataACTTTGTTAAgttcagtttaaaaaaaataaaataaaataactttgTTAAGTttattgattgtttttttttttttttgaactggtAAGTTTATTGATTGGTGTGTTATGGAATAGGGATTATCtactgtaaaatattttttttataggcAATCTTCTCTTTAATCCAGTTTAGAATTCTATGTTTCTTACTTTGTTTTGGATTTCTTGAAAAGGTTATAATATTGGAAGATTTGTGAATGTACCACCACAACACATGAGTATTTGTTTCgttatgaataataa contains these protein-coding regions:
- the BNAC01G28220D gene encoding uncharacterized protein BNAC01G28220D, whose protein sequence is MVSPFRTPCTSPRKSRKASKNPYSNRGLDKFSELLSELDEKRQIIYSKKVDSSGPPLVRFVFTSSGECVPVVIKSSYLHKQKNTKDVAASAAAKVKTVVNESKTEETKKTEPETEEKQSCVLNENLKKITRPNRFFPVTVILVLVFLVFFGRSVAIMCTCIAWYLVPTIKEQRGNRGSSSYAMKKKDFARKLSIEDRASFNPRTVRNLSPRK